The following proteins are encoded in a genomic region of Lemur catta isolate mLemCat1 chromosome 10, mLemCat1.pri, whole genome shotgun sequence:
- the LOC123645716 gene encoding double homeobox protein 4C-like, translating into MEFRRGVWDQWQHLGRCRKALAKWPELHAWRQIPSCQEAAGPTLSWDGRGGVHTWVSGPSECFFSSLTLCGCPAPERGGRCRRTKFNQEQYKILTEAFERDRYPGITIREELARQKQIPEPRIQVWFQNRRAPIPKRSQKNPGGEETRAGARFPGPSQPGVLAPHYSRQQGFPGPRTMWATSPGSQRMLPVKPSSRGTLVSWARTWPSLTWRLQPVCRASLRETSLALCPLAHRCFHVPLPTCPSRSWKRAAPGLKFTRGPPACSDGGRVPPLGSSSQGARSPGRRRGTRGPGNSPRRSLPSSSGRVRLRSRSRWAGPPRVRSRCHLPPRGDLRGGPRSALVGSALRAAEQWKRPQGPATGGR; encoded by the exons ATGGAATTCCGCAGAGGGGTCTGGGACCAGTGGCAGCATCTTGGGAGGTGCCGTAAGGCCCTTGCAAAGTGGCCTGAGCTTCATGCTTGGCGGCAAATCCCTTCTTGTCAGGAGGCTGCAGGCCCTACACTCAGCTGGGATGGGAGAGGTGGTGTTCACACCTGGGTCAGTGGTCCCTCTGaatgtttcttctcttctcttaccCTATGCGGTTGTCCAGCACCTGAGCGAGGCGGGAGGTGCAGGAGGACCAAGTTTAACCAAGAGCAATACAAGATTCTTACTGAGGCCTTTGAAAGGGACCGTTATCCTGGTATTACTATCAGAGAAGAACTGGCCAGACAAAAACAGATTCCTGAGCCACGAATCCAG GTTTGGTTTCAGAACCGGAGAGCTCCAATACCCAAGAGAAGCCAGAAGAACCCCGGCGGGGAGGAAACCCGGGCAGGGGCCCGGTTCCCTGGCCCTAGCCAGCCCGGGGTGCTCGCCCCGCACTACTCCCGCCAGCAGGGCTTTCCCGGGCCCCGTACGATGTGGGCCACTTCTCCTGGGAGTCAGAGAATGCTTCCGGTCAAGCCGTCCTCTCGGGGCACGCTGGTGTCCTGGGCGCGAACGTGGCCTTCCCTGACTTGGAGACTCCAGCCAGTGTGCCGGGCCAGCCTTCGGGAGACGTCCCTGGCTCTCTGTCCCCTGGCTCACCGCTGCTTCCATGTCCCgcttcccacctgcccctcccgcAGCTGGAAGCGGGCAGCGCCCGGACTCAAGTTCACCCGGGGGCCCCCGGCCTGCAGCGACGGGGGCCGCGTCCCGCCTCTGGGAAGCAGCAGCCAGGGGGCCAGGAGCCCGGGAAGACGCCGCGGCACCCGGGGGCCTGGGAACAGCCCCCGAAGGTCCCTTCCCAGCAGCTCTGGCCGCGTTCGGCTCCGCAGCCGCAGCCGCTGGGCGGGCCCGCCGCGCGTCCGGAGCCGCTGCCATCTCCCTCCCAGAGGGGACCTGCGTGGGGGGCCCCGCAGCGCCCTGGTGGGGTCTGCGCTCCGAGCGGCAGAACAGTGGAAACGACCCCAGGGTCCGGCGACGGGAGGCAGATGA